Part of the Candidatus Hydrogenedentota bacterium genome, CTCGACGAAGGAACCATCTTCCTGTTGAACCTCGCGCCAATGAATCCGGTCGCGAACCCAGCGCACGCCCGCGAGCCGTGCAAGCTGCGCGTAGAGCGCCCAATCGCTCTCGTCTTTCGCCCCCAGCCACGCCAGCGCAATATCCAACGCGATGGGCGTATCGTCCGGCGGCGCCGCCGCCAAGGGTTCCAAAACCGCCGCAGTCGTAAAGCCAGCCACCGTGTCGTCGCTTCGCAAGAACTCCACGCGATACCAGCCCACCGGCAACGCGCCAAAATCCGCGCGTCCTTCGAATACAGTCGCCACAGCCTGCAATTCCAACCGCTCGTTCAGGGCCTGCGCCTTGTTTATTGGATTGGGCGGTTTCGCGAGCACAGACACTTGTACCCGTTCACCTACCAGGAACACGTGAGCGTCATCGTGGATGTTCGGCACCGCGGCAATTGCAGCAGAAGCGACGGCACATGCGACGAACACAACGATGGTTCTTCTAAATATCATGGTTACTCTTACCGCTCTCGCGCCCGAAGCCCCCGTGTTGTGTCAAGGTCTCCCGTCCCCACGTTGTGTCAGGGCCTCCCGACCCTGACACTCTCTTAGCGCCGAAGGTCTCCGACTACGACGTAGGGACAGCTCCCCCTACAGTGGCAGAATCCGTAAACCACTTGCACACGTCCACGTAATCCTTTTCGATACCGTCCCAATAGGTATGCGGGCCGCCCGGCTGGACGATGAGTTTGACCTTCAGCCCCGTCTCTTCGTACTTCGCCTTCAGAATCTCCGACTGCTGGACCGGCACCGTCGCATCCTTGTCGCCGTGAATCAGTAGAAGGGGCGGATCGTCCGGCGTAACAAAGTAGATCGGCGAGATGGATTTCAGTTGTGCAGGCAAATCCGTGATCGTACCGAAAATTTCCTTAAACAGGTTGGGCCGTATCGTCTCGATCATCTTGTATCCGTCCGGCCCACCCCAATTGATGAGATCTGTCGGCGGAAACCACGCCACAATTGCCTGCGTGCGGCTGCTCACGCGCTCGACGGGATCCTTCGAATCGGGTTTGCCGTCGTCGCCGGTTAGGCCCACCATCAATGCGAGGTGCCCGCCCGAAGACCCGCTCGTGATGCCGATATGATTCGGATCGATGCCGTAGTCCGACGCTTTCATGCGAATGAATCGAACCGAACGGCGGATGTCTTCAATCATCTCCGGCACCGTAAATCGCGGGCCGCTTCCATGACGCACGATGAATGTCGTGAATCCGCCCTGCAACAGACCCATCGCCCAATGGTCCGCGCGCATCTCGGCGACTTCCTCCGGGATGTTCGATTTGCTTGACTTCCAACTGCCACTCGATATCAGGACAATACCCAGACCGTTGCCGTTCTTTTCCGGCTTCAACACGTCCATGGTCAGTCCCATGCCTTCCTTCTGACCGTACACGACATCCTCAATCGCCGTGTACGGGACTACCAACGATTCAATGCCGGCATGGCCCGCCTGAACAACAATCAGGCACGCGATCGCCGCAACTACTACTGTCTGGATAGGGGTGCGTCTCATGTCTTCTCCTTTTGCCGTCCCGTGACGGCACATGGCCTACATGCTCTCAATTTTCCGGCCCACATGCAACGCCGGTGACACACGCACGCATCAATCAGGAATGGGTGTGAAGCCAGGGGCGTTTAATGGAAAGGTGACCACACACGCGAAACTCGGTTTGATAGTATTGCTCGAACCGATCTGTTCAACGGGAGAAAATCTGCGCATGAATCGACACGCCGACACTTACTTCACCGATGGCTGCGGTCGCTGCCCGAGAGGAGGCACGCCGGAATGCAGCGTCAACACGTGGGCCAAGGAACTCGCCGAATTGAGAGCGATAGTCCTCGCCTGCGGCCTCACCGAAGAGTCGAAGTGGGGAGTCCCGTGTTACACGTTTCAGAATCGCAACATCCTCTTGATGCACGCATTCAGAGAATACTGTTCGCTCGACTTCTTCAAGGGGGCTCTGTTAAAGGACGCCAAGAAAATACTGGTCCGGCAAACGGAAAACGTGCAAGCCGCGCGCCAGATGCGATTCACCGATGTCCGCGAGGTAACCAAGATGGCATCCACGCTGAAGGCCTACATTCTCGAAGCCATCGAAATCGAAAGAGCGGGCTTGAAGATCGACTACAAAAAGACCGCCGACTTCGCCATTCCCGTGGAATTTCAGAACAAACTCGACGAGGTGCCCGCCCTGAAAAACGCCTTCAACGCCTTAACCCCGGGACGCCAACGCGCCTACCTCCTCCATTTCTCCGCACCCAAACAATCCAAGACCCGAGAATCGCGTGTGGCAAAATGCATGCCTCAGATCCTTAAAGGCAAAGGGCTGCATGACTGACCGTCTTCGAAAAGAAGGGTCACTTCTTGCCTAAATCGCGATAGAAGAGATCCTTCGCTTCGACGGTCATCTGATCGTTGTGGCACTGCAACGCAATGTGACCGGTTTTGTACTCGCTGTCTTTCCAGTCGGTCACCTGCTCGTCATTCACCCAAATCGTGATGTGATCGCCGACGGCCTTCACGCGCATGGTGAACCATTCGCCATCTTTGGCGAGAAGCTTGGATGCTTTACCTGTCGGCGTGCCGGGTTTCCACAGCCACCCTGTAAACGCATCCGTGTCATTGCAGATCTGCGCTTCATAACCGCGCGGGAAATCATCAGGCTTGTCCTCAGGTGGATTGGCGCGGAAGTAAAGTCCGCTGTTCGCTGTCTTCCCTTGGCTCGTGATACGAAACGTGCCCTTGACCTCAAGGTCCGTAAGCACCGGTTCCGCGTACAAGTGTCCCTGCCCTCCCGGTGACTGCCCAATGATAACGCCCTTCTCGATTCGCCACTTGGCACTGCCATGTGTCGTCCAACCATCAAGACTGTCACCCTTGATGAGCGGCGTCCAACCTTCCTCCTTCTCCGCTGCCGACGCGAGAAATGTGGTTTGGCTCACCGCCAGAATTGCCGTGACCACAACGGCACAAAGCATGTATCGAAGCGTGCGCATACGTTCTTCCTTTCTCCGGCCAACGAGGTGAATGCCTATGCAATGGTAAGCAATAGACTATCCCCGCCATGCACCAAAAGAAAAGTGCTTGTCACTTGGTCTACGGCAGGGTTCGAGACGATTACGGTCTTGAAGGGTCAAAATGCTAACATTCTGACGGTCATTAGCTGCTGCGTTGCTGCATTCGCATCATAAGTCTGAGATTTCTGGCCACGTTTGGCAAGTACTTACCGTCGTGATAGCAACTGTCACCCCAAGCGCATTCTACGAAGGAATTGGTTTCCATGAGAAAACTCATCGCATCTATGTTCGCGACGCTTGACGGCATCATCCAAGCACCAGGCGGACCGGAAGAAGACCCCACGGGCGGTTTCACTCATGGTGGTTGGGTATTCGACTTCTGGGACGAGGGCGTGGATATCTCAGATGCAGGCTTCGACGGCGGAAATCGCGATTTGGTGCTGGGGCGCAGGACCTACGAGATATTCGAGGCGTACTGGCCGTATCAGCCTGCCGACCAACCGATTGCGAAAACGCTCAATGAAGCGAAAAAGTACGTTGCCTCGCGCACACTGACAAAGCTCGACTGGGCCAACTCGACGTTGATCCACGGCGATGTCGTTTCGGCGATCAAAACTCTCAAGGCCCAACCAGGCCTCGACCTGCAGATGATCGGCAGCGGTAATCTGGTCCAAACGCTCCAGGCCGCGTCACTGATAGACGAGTACCACGTGTGGACTTTTCCCGTGGTGCTCGGGCGGGGTAAGCGTCTCTTCAGTGAGAGCACCAAGCCCACCGCCTTGCGGCTCGTTCGCTCTCGTGTTTCCGCTACGGGCGTTGTCATGAGTACCTATGAACCATGCGGCGATTTCCAACCCAGCTCATACCCGAGTACCGAACCGAGCGAGAAGGAGTTGGCCCGTCGAGAAAGAATGGCGAAGGGAGTGTGGTGATGCGAGGATGACAATACGCGCAAGCGAATCAATCAAACCCAAGCCGCTTCGTGGCGCGGTGCAAATCAGACGTCAAGCGTCAATGCAAACAAAGGACAGAATATGACACGAGTTCGCGTTGAGAGCTTCACCATCTCGCTCGACGGATACGGAGCGGGTCCGCATCAAGATATCAGCAATCCGCTTGGTGTTGGCGGGACAGATTTGCACCAGTGGGCAATCCCCACATACACGTTCCAGCGGGCACTTTTTGGCAAGACCAGCGGCACGACAGGGATTGACAATGACTTCGCCGAGCGTGGCTTCCGCAATGTTGGGGCATGGATTCTCGGAAGGAACATGTTCGGACCCATTCGCGGCCCCTGGCCGGACATGAACTGGAAAGGCTGGTGGGGAGACAACCCGCCGTATCACGTTCCAGTCTTCGTCTTGACCCATCATGCGCGTCCACCCATCGAAATGGAAGGCAACACGACGTTTCACTTCATCACGGGCGGCATTCATGAAGCGCTCGATCGGGCGCGAGAAGCGGCCGCAGGAAGAGACGTGCGGATTGGCGGTGGGGCCAACACAATCCAGCAGTACCTTCGTGAGGGTCTCATCGATGAGCTGCACATTGCCATCTCACCCATCCTGCTCGGTTCTGGAGAGCGACTATTCGATGGCGTTAACTTACGGGCTCTGGGATACGAATGCGTTGAATTTGCAGGGTCGGAGAAAGCTACGCATGTAGTCCTACGTCGTTAAGGATCCATCAACGCCTTGCTCGCTCGATGAACTCACCCGAATCTACGTGGCATGCTCTAGCCACGTCTGCTGAAACCAACCGGTCGAAAATGAAGCAGGATTACGAGTTGGTGCATCATTCCCTTGAAGAGAATCCGAGGGGCTGGGTGGATACTCACGCGATGAACTGGGACTAATGGAACGGAAGAATTGAACACGCGCGAACTCGAGAGCCTGGTCGTAGAATGTCCCCGGTTACTTGGTCACGAAAGGCATCCCATGCATCTTGAGCCCATTGGTACATTCCACTGCGAGGCACGGTACCCCTACGACGCCGCGCGCCAGTCGCCTATCGCAGAATCAAACGGCGGCAATATCGTGTTTGAGAAAGGCCACAACTACGAGCAAGCCTTGCAGAACCTCGGAGGCTTCTCGCATATCTGGCTAATCTACGTCTTTCACCTCAACCAGAATTGGAAGCCCATGGTCCAGCCACCGCGAGCCTCGCGCAAAGTGGGCGTGTTTGCCAGCCGCGCGCCATACCGCCCCAACCCAATTGGCCTCTCCTGCGTGGAACTGATCTCAATCCAAGGCCTGATCGTGAATGTCGGTCCCCACGACCTCCTCGACGGTACGCCCATACTTGACATAAAGCCCTACCTTCCCTATGCCGACAGCTTTCCCGAAGCGAAGTGCGGCTGGGTCGAGGACGTAGCCGAGGACCTGTGGGAAGTATGCTTTGCCCTGGAAGCCGATCAGCAACTCGCTTGGCTGGAACGGGCCGGGGTAAAGGCAATCCGCGCATTCCTCCGTCAACAACTCCGCGAACTCCCCTTCGACCAACAGCGCAAGCGCATCCGGCCGATAGCGGGTACACAGTGGGAAATCGCGTACCGCACGTGGCGGATCGATTATGGCGTAGACGAAACGGCGCGACGGGTGATGGTGCAACGGGTTCGCTCTGCATATACCGATGAGGATTTGCTCAGCTTGGATGATAGATACGAGGACAAGGCGCAACATCGAGAATTTCGCAACGCATTTCGAACGTGAAGATTGGGCATGCGGTCCTGAAGAAGCGCATACAATCGCCATAGTCTACTGATGGTGGCGGTGTTATGCCTGACGCCACCATTTACACAAACACTTGCTGAAAGAATGAGTTCCTGGTGGAGGCGGAGGGAATCGAACCATCTCGGGAAACCGGCACTATTGCAACACTTCTCGCACGGATAGCATACGCAAACCACATGCCCGAATCAGCTTTTAAAGACCTAATCGACACTGTTCACGCACTTCCCGAGTAGAACCGTGACACTTCCTTACAGCAAAACTGTGCAATTTATGTGCAATGGACCCGGTT contains:
- a CDS encoding dihydrofolate reductase family protein, whose protein sequence is MTRVRVESFTISLDGYGAGPHQDISNPLGVGGTDLHQWAIPTYTFQRALFGKTSGTTGIDNDFAERGFRNVGAWILGRNMFGPIRGPWPDMNWKGWWGDNPPYHVPVFVLTHHARPPIEMEGNTTFHFITGGIHEALDRAREAAAGRDVRIGGGANTIQQYLREGLIDELHIAISPILLGSGERLFDGVNLRALGYECVEFAGSEKATHVVLRR
- a CDS encoding dihydrofolate reductase family protein translates to MRKLIASMFATLDGIIQAPGGPEEDPTGGFTHGGWVFDFWDEGVDISDAGFDGGNRDLVLGRRTYEIFEAYWPYQPADQPIAKTLNEAKKYVASRTLTKLDWANSTLIHGDVVSAIKTLKAQPGLDLQMIGSGNLVQTLQAASLIDEYHVWTFPVVLGRGKRLFSESTKPTALRLVRSRVSATGVVMSTYEPCGDFQPSSYPSTEPSEKELARRERMAKGVW
- the tsaA gene encoding tRNA (N6-threonylcarbamoyladenosine(37)-N6)-methyltransferase TrmO, with the translated sequence MHLEPIGTFHCEARYPYDAARQSPIAESNGGNIVFEKGHNYEQALQNLGGFSHIWLIYVFHLNQNWKPMVQPPRASRKVGVFASRAPYRPNPIGLSCVELISIQGLIVNVGPHDLLDGTPILDIKPYLPYADSFPEAKCGWVEDVAEDLWEVCFALEADQQLAWLERAGVKAIRAFLRQQLRELPFDQQRKRIRPIAGTQWEIAYRTWRIDYGVDETARRVMVQRVRSAYTDEDLLSLDDRYEDKAQHREFRNAFRT
- a CDS encoding alpha/beta hydrolase, encoding MRRTPIQTVVVAAIACLIVVQAGHAGIESLVVPYTAIEDVVYGQKEGMGLTMDVLKPEKNGNGLGIVLISSGSWKSSKSNIPEEVAEMRADHWAMGLLQGGFTTFIVRHGSGPRFTVPEMIEDIRRSVRFIRMKASDYGIDPNHIGITSGSSGGHLALMVGLTGDDGKPDSKDPVERVSSRTQAIVAWFPPTDLINWGGPDGYKMIETIRPNLFKEIFGTITDLPAQLKSISPIYFVTPDDPPLLLIHGDKDATVPVQQSEILKAKYEETGLKVKLIVQPGGPHTYWDGIEKDYVDVCKWFTDSATVGGAVPTS
- a CDS encoding DUF1080 domain-containing protein; translated protein: MRTLRYMLCAVVVTAILAVSQTTFLASAAEKEEGWTPLIKGDSLDGWTTHGSAKWRIEKGVIIGQSPGGQGHLYAEPVLTDLEVKGTFRITSQGKTANSGLYFRANPPEDKPDDFPRGYEAQICNDTDAFTGWLWKPGTPTGKASKLLAKDGEWFTMRVKAVGDHITIWVNDEQVTDWKDSEYKTGHIALQCHNDQMTVEAKDLFYRDLGKK
- a CDS encoding YdeI/OmpD-associated family protein, with protein sequence MNRHADTYFTDGCGRCPRGGTPECSVNTWAKELAELRAIVLACGLTEESKWGVPCYTFQNRNILLMHAFREYCSLDFFKGALLKDAKKILVRQTENVQAARQMRFTDVREVTKMASTLKAYILEAIEIERAGLKIDYKKTADFAIPVEFQNKLDEVPALKNAFNALTPGRQRAYLLHFSAPKQSKTRESRVAKCMPQILKGKGLHD